A genomic window from Punica granatum isolate Tunisia-2019 chromosome 2, ASM765513v2, whole genome shotgun sequence includes:
- the LOC116194158 gene encoding glycerate dehydrogenase isoform X2: MAKPVAIEVWNPNGKYRVVSTKPMPGTRWINLLIEQDCRVEICTQKKTILSVEDILALIGDKCDGVIGQLTEDWGETLFSALSRAGGKAFSNMAVGYNNVDVNAANKYGVAVGNTPGVLTETTAELAASLSVAAARRIVEADEFMRAGLYDGWLPHLFVGNLLKGQTVGVIGAGRIGSAYARMMVEGFKMNLIYYDIYQATRLEKFVTAYGQFLKANGEQPVTWKRASSMDEVLREADLISLHPVLDKTTYHLINKESLATMKKEAILVNCSRGPVIDEVALVEHLRENPMFRVGLDVFEDEPYMKPGLAEMKNAIVVPHIASASKWTREGMATLAALNVLAYLFQSYERSESRERLIYKGMSGDAIMLDESLCDGRLYHCVGLII, from the exons ATGGCGAAGCCGGTGGCGATCGAGGTGTGGAACCCGAACGGGAAATACAGGGTTGTGAGCACGAAGCCCATGCCCGGGACTCGGTGGATCAACCTCTTGATCGAACAGGACTGTCGGGTCGAG ATATGCACGCAGAAGAAGACCATTCTGTCTGTCGAGGACATCCTCGCGCTGATTGGGGACAAGTGCGATGGAGTCATTGGACAG TTGACAGAAGACTGGGGGGAGACTCTGTTCTCGGCACTGAGCAGGGCAGGCGGGAAAGCTTTCAGCAACATGGCTGTTGGTTACAACAATGTGGATGTGAATGCTGCTAACAAGTATGGCGTTGCTGTTGGAAACACTCCT GGTGTGCTGACAGAAACAACAGCAGAGCTAGCAGCTTCGCTGTCTGTGGCAGCTGCTAGACGAATTGTCGAGGCAGATGAGTTCATGAGGGCAGGATTGTATGATGGATGGCTGCCTCATCT ATTTGTTGGGAATCTGCTGAAAGGACAGACAGTAGGGGTCATTGGAGCTGGTCGTATTGGATCGGCATATGCAAGAATGATG GTTGAAGGGTTCAAGATGAACCTCATATACTATGATATTTACCAGGCGACCCGTCTTGAAAAGTTCGTTACAG CTTATGGTCAATTCCTCAAAGCCAATGGTGAACAACCGGTGACTTGGAAACGAGCCAGCTCGATGGATGAAGTGCTCCGAGAAGCAGACTTG ATAAGTCTTCACCCGGTGTTGGACAAGACGACTTATCATCTGATCAACAAGGAAAGCCTAGCTACAATGAAGAAG GAAGCCATTCTTGTGAACTGCAGCCGGGGACCAGTGATTGATGAGGTAGCCCTTGTGGAGCATCTAAGAGAGAATCCCATGTTCCGAGTTGGTCTTGATGTCTTCGAG GATGAGCCTTACATGAAACCCGGGCTAGCTGAGATGAAGAACGCCATCGTGGTCCCGCACATTGCTTCTGCTTCCAAG TGGACTCGCGAAGGTATGGCAACATTAGCTGCCCTCAATGTCCTG GCTTACCTGTTTCAAAGTTATGAGAGATCCGAATCACGTGAAAGACTAATTTATAAAGGAATGTCCGGGGATGCGATCATGCTGGATGAGAGTTTGTGCGACGGACGTTTGTATCATTGCGTTGGATTAATCATATGA
- the LOC116194158 gene encoding glycerate dehydrogenase isoform X1 has translation MAKPVAIEVWNPNGKYRVVSTKPMPGTRWINLLIEQDCRVEICTQKKTILSVEDILALIGDKCDGVIGQLTEDWGETLFSALSRAGGKAFSNMAVGYNNVDVNAANKYGVAVGNTPGVLTETTAELAASLSVAAARRIVEADEFMRAGLYDGWLPHLFVGNLLKGQTVGVIGAGRIGSAYARMMVEGFKMNLIYYDIYQATRLEKFVTAYGQFLKANGEQPVTWKRASSMDEVLREADLISLHPVLDKTTYHLINKESLATMKKEAILVNCSRGPVIDEVALVEHLRENPMFRVGLDVFEDEPYMKPGLAEMKNAIVVPHIASASKWTREGMATLAALNVLGKIKGYPIWSDPNRVEPFLNEKALPPAASPSIVNAKALGLPVSKL, from the exons ATGGCGAAGCCGGTGGCGATCGAGGTGTGGAACCCGAACGGGAAATACAGGGTTGTGAGCACGAAGCCCATGCCCGGGACTCGGTGGATCAACCTCTTGATCGAACAGGACTGTCGGGTCGAG ATATGCACGCAGAAGAAGACCATTCTGTCTGTCGAGGACATCCTCGCGCTGATTGGGGACAAGTGCGATGGAGTCATTGGACAG TTGACAGAAGACTGGGGGGAGACTCTGTTCTCGGCACTGAGCAGGGCAGGCGGGAAAGCTTTCAGCAACATGGCTGTTGGTTACAACAATGTGGATGTGAATGCTGCTAACAAGTATGGCGTTGCTGTTGGAAACACTCCT GGTGTGCTGACAGAAACAACAGCAGAGCTAGCAGCTTCGCTGTCTGTGGCAGCTGCTAGACGAATTGTCGAGGCAGATGAGTTCATGAGGGCAGGATTGTATGATGGATGGCTGCCTCATCT ATTTGTTGGGAATCTGCTGAAAGGACAGACAGTAGGGGTCATTGGAGCTGGTCGTATTGGATCGGCATATGCAAGAATGATG GTTGAAGGGTTCAAGATGAACCTCATATACTATGATATTTACCAGGCGACCCGTCTTGAAAAGTTCGTTACAG CTTATGGTCAATTCCTCAAAGCCAATGGTGAACAACCGGTGACTTGGAAACGAGCCAGCTCGATGGATGAAGTGCTCCGAGAAGCAGACTTG ATAAGTCTTCACCCGGTGTTGGACAAGACGACTTATCATCTGATCAACAAGGAAAGCCTAGCTACAATGAAGAAG GAAGCCATTCTTGTGAACTGCAGCCGGGGACCAGTGATTGATGAGGTAGCCCTTGTGGAGCATCTAAGAGAGAATCCCATGTTCCGAGTTGGTCTTGATGTCTTCGAG GATGAGCCTTACATGAAACCCGGGCTAGCTGAGATGAAGAACGCCATCGTGGTCCCGCACATTGCTTCTGCTTCCAAG TGGACTCGCGAAGGTATGGCAACATTAGCTGCCCTCAATGTCCTG GGAAAAATCAAAGGGTACCCTATCTGGTCCGACCCGAACAGGGTAGAACCGTTTCTCAATGAAAAAGCTCTGCCTCCGGCAGCAAGCCCGAGCATTGTCAATGCCAAGGCCTTGG GCTTACCTGTTTCAAAGTTATGA
- the LOC116196094 gene encoding uncharacterized protein LOC116196094 translates to MERLLSSSSSSLLPSRVLRKPHSPFPSRLGRADSPTLAPSRTEPRRVGPVSCSHKQPPPPKNPKSLEKPPPLWTRRVDSPPESVSTSQFPKHNAAGGSRQRKAIFSGTCVLLSALVVAIIHPLFASPAFATFQNAAKTGGPAAAAAVGRSLLRTELLTSAWTGFFAGCLHTLSGPDHLAALAPLSIGRTKMESAAVGALWGCGHDAGQVIFGLLFLLLKDRLHIEVIRTWGTRVVGLTLLAIGAMGIREASEVPTPCVALENGECDVSMYEALESSVVGGQKKKKKVGFATFATGIVHGLQPDALMIILPALALPSRVAGAAFLVMFLVGTVVAMGSYTVFIGSCSEALKERVPRITEKLTWASSLVAIGLGLAIFISQLFGYSLY, encoded by the exons ATGGAACGGCTTctatcctcctcctcttcttccctGCTCCCCTCCCGAGTTCTCCGGAAACCCCACTCTCCCTTCCCCTCCCGCCTCGGTCGCGCCGACTCGCCCACGCTGGCCCCCTCCCGGACCGAGCCTAGGCGGGTCGGACCCGTATCCTGCAGCCACAAGCAGCCGCCGCCCCCCAAGAACCCCAAATCTCTGGAGAAGCCGCCGCCTTTGTGGACTCGCCGGGTTGACTCGCCTCCTGAATCGGTGTCCACCTCCCAATTTCCCAAGCATAATGCCGCCGGAGGCTCCCGGCAGCGCAAG GCAATCTTCTCTGGGACATGCGTGCTGCTTTCTGCACTTGTTGTGGCCATAATTCACCCACTCTTTGCATCACCGGCCTTTGCAACCTTCCAGAATGCAGCAAAGACAGGTGGGCCTGCTGCAGCCGCAGCTGTTGGGAGGAGCCTCCTCCGCACTGAGCTCCTTACTAGTGCTTGGACAGGCTTCTTTGCAGGCTGCCTGCACACACTTTCAGGGCCCGACCACCTGGCAGCCCTGGCACCCCTCTCAATTGGGAGGACCAAAATGGAGAGTGCTGCTGTGGGGGCCCTTTGGGGCTGTGGTCACGACGCAGGACAGGTGATCTTTGGTCTTTTGTTCCTCCTGCTCAAGGACCGCCTCCACATTGAGGTGATCCGAACTTGGGGGACCAGGGTTGTGGGGCTGACCCTCCTTGCGATCGGAGCAATGGGGATTCGGGAAGCCTCCGAAGTCCCCACCCCTTGTGTCGCCTTGGAGAATGGTGAGTGTGATGTCAGTATGTATGAAGCCCTAGAGAGCTCAGTAGTTGGTGGtcagaaaaagaagaagaaggtcgGGTTTGCAACTTTTGCCACGGGAATTGTCCATGGGTTGCAGCCGGATGCACTCATGATAATTTTGCCTGCTCTAGCGCTGCCTTCCCGAGTGGCAGGAGCTGCTTTCCTGGTGATGTTCTTGGTTGGGACAGTTGTTGCCATGGGGAGTTACACGGTGTTCATCGGCTCATGCAGTGAGGCACTAAAGGAGAGGGTGCCAAGAATTACTGAGAAGCTCACTTGGGCTTCATCACTTGTGGCGATTGGGCTCGGGTTAGCAATCTTCATTAGCCAGTTGTTTGGGTACAGCCTGTACTAA